A window of Heptranchias perlo isolate sHepPer1 chromosome 43, sHepPer1.hap1, whole genome shotgun sequence contains these coding sequences:
- the LOC137306451 gene encoding transmembrane protein 179-like: MEIQNKLLFTQCCAYLLALLLSLFVLVPLAENGREFKGRCLLFSRAFWREENATGSLITRFVVDEWGPPAACQFCTFVGVFTLIFCVVQAWRTLFYLCKGHDDTLFSAFLNLLLSCSVLFLTIVASVMISVGFSIWCDVVTDHGNMPMSCEEIQATNLHLDVDTSAFYIHFRIAQFGLWSIWTIWVVLGVLAFLKVYRNYKRKELARCLAREKELLLDHSSRGRTPQDQQAVPSVFI; the protein is encoded by the exons atgGAGATCCAGAATAAGCTGCTCTTCACCCAGTGCTGTGCCTACCTGCtggctctgctcctctccctctttgtGCTGGTGCCTCTAGCGGAGAACGGACGCGAGTTCAAAGGGAGGTGCCTGCTCTTCAGCCGGGCCTTCTGGAGGGAGGAGAACGCCACTGGTTCCCTCATCACCCGTTTTGTTGTGGATGAATGGGGGCCCCCGGCAGCCTGCCAGTTCTGCACCTTTGTGGGGGTCTTCACGCTCATCTTCTGCGTGGTGCAGGCCTGGAGGACGCTCTTCTACCTCTGCAAGGGGCACGATGA cacCTTATTCTCTGCGTTCCTAAACCTACTGCTGAGCTGCTCAGTGCTGTTCCTGACAATCGTGGCCAGTGTAATGATCAGTGTGGGCTTCAGCATCTGGTGCGATGTAGTCACCGACCACGGCAACATGCCCATGAG TTGCGAGGAGATCCAAGCAACCAACCTTCACTTGGATGTGGACACGTCCGCCTTCTACATCCACTTCAGGATCGCCCAG TTCGGGCTGTGGAGCATTTGGACGATCTGGGTGGTACTGGGCGTCCTGGCCTTCCTGAAGGTCTATCGCAACTACAAGAGGAAGGAACTGGCCCGGTGCCTCGCCCGGGAGAAGGAGCTGCTCCTCGACCACTCGTCCCGCGGCAGAACCCCCCAGGACCAGCAGGCCGTCCCCAGCGTCTTCATCTGA
- the LOC137306453 gene encoding zinc finger and BTB domain-containing protein 3-like, with protein MEFPEHSRLLLQSLRDQRHQGFLCDCTVLVGPVQFQAHRAVLASFSTYFHMFYKEEAGKRDVVGLDEEIVTAPAFSLLLEFMYEGRLRFSGPPTEDVLAAASFLHMNDIVKVCKTRLKARALAEADSTRKEDEALGGPGTSRQTGSYKGVVPAPVPYASDRGAGIEEGAPQHPDLGQWPSDAADTTQPGMETEAKVENVLASPCSSTESAFHGAGRSLEGSSAWQGDSDASLDRGGGGCSPALAHPHPHPHPEDQVDLITVKVEDDLFSDEGEELAEEAGSGLGDVYQPPGCQALQGGHIVISDEEEMPPEEEGYSGHGLYCASGEGKPFPDLSSPLALSTKLYFQDLPPPPGSEDDLPTCPACGKTFSCTYSLKRHALVHTRERPHSCRFCLRRYSQSGDLYRHMRKYHNAHVSSSSASASTSTGGTSRQDSSNGGWKWLDKPPSEQWK; from the coding sequence aTGGAGTTCCCCGAACACAGCCGGCTGCTGCTGCAGAGCCTGCGGGACCAGAGGCATCAGGGATTCCTGTGTGACTGCACGGTGCTGGTGGGGCCGGTGCAGTTCCAGGCCCACAGGGCCGTGCTGGCCTCCTTCAGCACCTACTTCCACATGTTCTACAAGGAGGAAGCGGGCAAGCGGGACGTGGTGGGCCTGGACGAGGAGATCGTCACTGCTCCGGCCTTCTCGCTGCTGCTGGAGTTCATGTACGAGGGCCGGCTGCGTTTCTCCGGCCCCCCCACCGAGGACGTGCTGGCCGCCGCCAGCTTCCTGCACATGAACGACATCGTCAAGGTCTGCAAGACTCGGCTGAAGGCCCGGGCCCTGGCCGAGGCCGACAGCACCAGGAAGGAGGACGAGGCCCTGGGAGGCCCGGGCACCTCGCGCCAGACTGGGTCCTACAAGGGGGTGGTCCCGGCGCCGGTGCCTTACGCCTCCGACCGGGGGGCTGGGATTGAAGAGGGGGCCCCCCAGCATCCTGACTTGGGGCAGTGGCCCTCCGATGCTGCCGATACCACCCAGCCGGGGATGGAGACCGAAGCCAAGGTGGAGAACGTCCTAGCCAGCCCCTGCTCCTCCACCGAGTCGGCCTTCCACGGGGCCGGCCGCTCGCTGGAGGGCTCCTCCGCCTGGCAGGGGGACTCGGACGCCTCGCTggaccggggcggggggggctgctCGCCAGCCctggcccacccccacccccacccccaccccgaggaCCAGGTCGACCTGATCACGGTCAAGGTGGAGGATGACCTGTTCTCAGACGAAGGCGAGGAGCTGGCGGAGGAGGCCGGCTCGGGCCTGGGCGACGTCTACCAGCCCCCCGGGTGCCAGGCCCTCCAGGGAGGCCACATCGTCATCTCGGACGAGGAGGAGATGCCCCCGGAGGAGGAGGGGTACAGCGGGCACGGCTTGTACTGCGCCAGCGGCGAGGGCAAACCCTTCCCCGACCTCTCCAGCCCGCTGGCCCTCTCCACCAAACTCTACTTCCAGGACCTGCCCCCGCCGCCCGGCTCCGAGGACGACTTGCCCACCTGCCCGGCCTGCGGAAAGACTTTCTCCTGCACCTACAGCCTGAAGCGGCACGCCCTGGTGCACACCCGGGAGCGGCCCCACAGCTGCCGTTTCTGCCTGCGCCGGTACTCCCAGTCGGGGGACCTGTACCGTCACATGCGCAAGTACCACAACGCtcacgtctcctcctcctccgccagcGCCAGCACCAGCACCGGGGGCACCAGCAGACAGGACTCCTCCAACGGGGGCTGGAAGTGGCTGGACAAGCCCCCTTCGGAACAGTGGAAATAA